Genomic segment of Peribacillus frigoritolerans:
ACACCCATATCATATGCAAAATCAACACATTGAAATTCAATTTGCTTTTTTATGGAAGGGAGTTCAATGGCATTTCCCTTGTCACTTATTTCAGGTTGAGTTTCCAATATTTCATTTATCCGCTCAAAGGCGGCGGCTGATTGCTGGACAATGCTGATGACCCGGCTAAAATTGCGAACGGGACTCTGCAGCAACCTTAAATAGGCGAGGAAGGCAACTATTAATCCTATTGTGAATTCACCTTCCATCACTTGCCAAGCACCGAACACAATGACTGCTACAAGACCGATATTGTTCAATAAATCAATAATCGGACCGAACATGGAACGTAGTCGAACGGACTTAACGTTTGCAGCCATATTTTCCTGATTACGCTCGGCAAACCGCCTTGATTCGAACTCTTCATTTGTAAAAGATTGAATGAGCCGCATTCCTGAAAGGGAATCCTGTAACTGGTTGCTGACATCTCCTGCGGAACTTTGCACAGACCTAAATGACATCCTGATGCGTTTTCCGAATACCCTTGTGATATAGAACATGAACGGGAATGTAAAAAGAAGGACAATGGTCAGCTTCCAGTTAATGAAAAGCATATATACCGCCACGGCAATGAAAGTCACCGTGTCTGTCAAGACTTGAAGCATGCTCGAAGAAATGAGCTGCTGCAGTAAGTTGACATCATTGGTCAACCGGGACATTAAGTCACCAGTACGGTTTTTGTCAAAGAATTTCATATCCAGTGTTTGAATATGGTCATACATGCTATTCCGTATATCCATAATAGCCTTTTGACCGACCTTGGAAACGATATAGCTGTTAAAGTAGTTCAGTAAAGCCAATAAGATGCTAGCACAAAGAATTCCTGTGCCAATCCAGATTAACAAATCATATCTTTTTTCGGGAATGACTTTATCAATCGTAAACTGCGTCAACTGGGGGATGGAGAACTCAAGCAATGAAATGAAAAGCATTATACATAAAGTCAAAGTGCAAAACTTCCATTTGGATGGTACCCGATTGAACATTTGTTTGAGCATCAACCATATGCTTCCTTTTGAGGGTATTGCATGCAGGGCACTGCGGCCTTTGTGGCTGAATGGAATATGTCCTCCACTCATAAACGATCACTCCTATTTAGACTATCCATGATGAATTTTGAAAGTCATTTGAATTTTACCTTAATGACTATCATAGAGCTTTTAAAAAAATAGACAACTTTTAATCGGTTCGTTTCTGTCAAAAAGTATTATTATTTTACACTTTCCTATAGGACATGGAATAATTAAAGGAGATTAGCGAGTCTTATAAGAGGAGATGCTAAAAATGAATGAAAATGAAAAAATCAGGGAAGAGCTTTTAAATGCGGTCAACGGACTATCGGATGAACAGCTGAACGCCCATCCTGAAACAGGACGATGGAGCATCATCCAGGTATTGGATCATTTATATTTAATGGAGAGGGCCATAA
This window contains:
- a CDS encoding ABC transporter ATP-binding protein; this translates as MSGGHIPFSHKGRSALHAIPSKGSIWLMLKQMFNRVPSKWKFCTLTLCIMLFISLLEFSIPQLTQFTIDKVIPEKRYDLLIWIGTGILCASILLALLNYFNSYIVSKVGQKAIMDIRNSMYDHIQTLDMKFFDKNRTGDLMSRLTNDVNLLQQLISSSMLQVLTDTVTFIAVAVYMLFINWKLTIVLLFTFPFMFYITRVFGKRIRMSFRSVQSSAGDVSNQLQDSLSGMRLIQSFTNEEFESRRFAERNQENMAANVKSVRLRSMFGPIIDLLNNIGLVAVIVFGAWQVMEGEFTIGLIVAFLAYLRLLQSPVRNFSRVISIVQQSAAAFERINEILETQPEISDKGNAIELPSIKKQIEFQCVDFAYDMGVPVLSNLNLTMKAGQVTALVGSSGAGKSTITSLLIRFYDPQDGTIKMDGHDIKNVSLKSLRGQMGVVSQDIILFNGSIRDNIVYGKLDATDDEIIESAKAANAHDFISAFPDGYDSQIGERGVKLSGGQKQRIAIARALLKNPQIIILDEATAALDTESEHLIQEALSRLLINRTSIVIAHRLSTIHDADQIIVLEKGQVHEKGTHEQLLQNDGRYKQLHDLQFPQLKAILNS